The Dama dama isolate Ldn47 chromosome X, ASM3311817v1, whole genome shotgun sequence nucleotide sequence GTCGAAATTCGATGAGATGGCAAAGGCGGATAAAGTGCGCTATGATCGGGAAATGAAGGATTATGGACCAGCTAAGGGAGGCAAGAAGAAGAAGGACCCTAATGCCCCCAAGAGACCACCGTCTGGATTTTTCCTATTTCGTTCTGAATTCCGTCCCAAGATCAAGTCTACAAACCCTGGCATCTCTATTGGAGATGTGGCAAAGAAACTGGGCGAGATGTTGAATAACTTAAGTGACAGTGAGAAGCAGCCATACATCAACAAGGCAGCAAAGCTGAAGGAGAAGTATGAGAAGGATGTCGCAGACTATAAGTCTAAAGGGAAGTTTGATGGCGCCAAGGGTCCTGCTAAAGTTGCCCGGAAAAAGGTggaagaggaagatgaagaggaggaggaggaagaggatgaataaaaaaaaaactgttgatcTGTCTCCTTGTGAATACCTTAGAGTAGGGAGCGCCTTGATTGACACACCTCTCACCCAAGACGTGTCTGTTGCCCTCATTAGGTTTAATTACCCTATTGGCTCATGATCATATCTTAGTCTCTCAAAGTGCTCTAGCAGTTGTAAGTGGTTTACATTAAGTGGCCATGGGTGTCCGGAGCACCTGGAAACTGTATCAAAGTTGtacatatttccaaatatttttaaaatgaaaaggctCTCGTGTTCTCCTCACTCTGTGCACTTTGCTGTTGGTGTGACAAGGCATTTAAAGATgtttctggcattttttttttttaatttgtaaggtGGTGTGTTAATTCTATGGTCATTGACTAGAAATCCCGAGTTCTCAACTGTACATATCTATAGTTtgtaaaaagaacaaagcaaccGAGACACACTCTTGATGCTCCTTGCTTGGCGTGGAGGCTGTGGGGGCAATGCCTTCCGGAGGGGCTGTAGCTCAGGGCGTGCACTGCGGGGCTGGACCTGTGGACACTGCAGTGGGCATCCATTTAGCTTCAggttgtcttgtttttgtatataGCGACATAGCATCCCGCTGCCATTCTTAGCTGTGGAAAGGGGAGGGGGGTCAGCAGGCATGAGAAGTGTTTTGGATCCTTTTTAGTTGAAGTGCGGTAGTTttaaactgttgtttttttttttaaacaaactgtaGAACTGTTCATTGTCAGCAAAGCCAAGAGCCACTGCACCAGTGAAAGTTCAAGAACCTTCTGTACTAAACACGATCTGCAatgttctgttattttttttatatgtttagaatgttgaaatgtttttgaagttaaataaacagtattacatttaaaaaaaaaaaaaacagtgttgtTTTGGCATAGGGATAGATGTATAGACCAGTGATataagcccagaaataaacccatatatcTATAGCAAATCAATTTTCAACAAAGGTGCCAAGTGCGTCTAATGGGGAAAGAATTATCTCTtggacaactggatatccacatgcaaggcaatgaagttggaccccttacctcacactatatacaaaaattaagtcCAAATAGGTCACCAATCTATATGTAagacttaaaactataaaactcttagaacaaAACACAAATCTTTATGACCTTGGATTTGGCAGTGAATTCTTAGATATGGCAACAagagaaaatattgataaatttgactttatcaaaatttaaaacttgtgcatcaaaggatattatcaagaaagtgaaaagaaaatctacaaaatgggagaagatatttgcaaatcatctgATAAGGGTTTAATAtccataatatatttaaaaattcctaaGCTCAACAAGAAGACAAATAACCCATTTTATAAATGGGCAAAGaaattaaatagacatttctccagagaaggtttacaaatgaccaataagcacatgaaaagatgctcaaaatcattagttattagggaactgcaaatcaaaacctcagtgagaaaCTACTTTATACCTAGCAGGAtagctgtaattttaaaaatgaaaataacagataTTAGtgggaatgtggagaaattggaagtcTCGTAAATTGCtactgggaatgcaaaatggcatgGCCACAGTGAATAATAGTTTGGTGGGTCCTCAAAAAGTTGAGtacagaattatcatatgacccaaaAATTATATTCCAAgttatatacccaaaagaactgaaaacagggacTTAAACAAATAGTTGTGTTCCAGTGTTTACTGTGCCATtactcacagtagccaaaagatgaaataactcaaatgtccatcattagctgaatagataaacaaaatgtggtatatccatacaatgaaatactgttcaaccataaaaagaaatgttctgatacatgctacaatatggatgaatcttgaaagcaTTATGCCAAGCGAAATgatccagacacaaaaggacagatATCATACAGCTCCATTTAACACAAAATATATACAATAGGCAAATTTATATAAACAGAAAGTAGGTTAGAAattaccaggggctgggagaagggAGAACAGGGAGTTACTGCTTATTGAGTATAGAATTTCTATTTGGGGTGATAGGAAAGTTTTGGAaatagatagtggtgatgattgcacaatattgtgaatgtacTTTGTGCCCtgaatattacatttaaaatggttACAACGGCATGTTTTATGTAAGATAGACCATATCATGtaccacaaaaagaaaatctaaacaaaTTTAAAGGGGAAATCAAACAAGGTATGTCCTCTGACCAAAGTAGAATCAAACAAATTAACAAAAGATAATAGAAGTgaaaaagtattagtcactcagtcaagtccgactgcGACccaacagactgtagcccaccaggcttctctgtccatgggattctccaggcaaggagtggattgccagtcccttctccagaggatctttccaacccagggactgaacctgggtctcctgcattgttggcagattctttaccttttgagctacagggaagtccaaaagaTAATAGGATAATCTCCAAATGCTTAGACACTTAAAATACTCCTGAATAATTCATTTGTCAGAAAGTAAATCTCATGGAGGATCAAAAATTACATTaaactgaattaaaatgaaaatacatgtcaAAATTTGTGGAACACAGTTAAATCAGTGCTGAGAAGGGAATTTACAgtatgaaatcttttaaaaagaggatAATCTCAAATCAATAATTTAAGTTGCCACCTTACAAAGTAGAGAGagcaaatgaaatgaaacaaagcaatagtacagaaaatgaaacagaaaggtGATTCTCTGATAacatcaataaaattgacaaatcacTAGCCAGACTGcaaaatttaaaagcagagaagatATAAATTGCCAAAATCAGGAATGAAGGGGGTATCACCACAAACCCTACAGACATCCAAAGGATAATAACAGAATACATCTAACAACTTTACACacataaatttgacaacttaaaTGAAATGAACTGCTTCCTCAAAAACCACATATGACTGCAACTGACCAAATATGAAATTATTTGAATAGCCTGTAACTATTAAGGAAATTGAATTTGTATTTGAAAACTCCCAAAAAAGAACTTTACaggcccagatggtttcactggaggATCCTACCAAGTTTTTAAAGAATTCAAAACAAATCTGTACAATctttccagaaaatagaagaggagaaaACACTTCACAACTCATTTCATTAAACCAGtgttatcctgataccaaaaccagacaaagacagtacaaaaaaaggaaaactacagaccaatatctctaCTCTGTGCATTTCATAGCTGAAAGACATAGCAAGCAGCATCTCAGGAgcatacaaaacaaaaaggagaaaataaaactgtccctatttgcaaatgacattgtCTCTAATACAATCCCAAGGAATTTACATAAATCTAGAACTAACAAATGTTTTCAACAAGGTCTcaggatacaagatcaacatacaaaaatcaattgtatttctttttttttttttttaattagttgaaggctaattacttcacaatatttc carries:
- the LOC133052452 gene encoding high mobility group protein B3-like; this translates as MAKGDPKKPKGKMSAYAFFVQTCREEHKKKNPEVPVNFAEFSKKCSEKWKTMSGKEKSKFDEMAKADKVRYDREMKDYGPAKGGKKKKDPNAPKRPPSGFFLFRSEFRPKIKSTNPGISIGDVAKKLGEMLNNLSDSEKQPYINKAAKLKEKYEKDVADYKSKGKFDGAKGPAKVARKKVEEEDEEEEEEEDE